In the genome of Terribacillus sp. FSL K6-0262, one region contains:
- the pssD gene encoding PssD/Cps14F family polysaccharide biosynthesis glycosyltransferase, with protein sequence MKKKKLLLISSIGGHLTQLLQLEPLFKEYDYHIVTEKSEITEQMKGKHPMSFLVYGARNYPFRYIFKFSYNIIKSVFLFLKHRPDVVISTGAHTSVPMCYIAKLFGKRVIFIESFAKSTSPTISGKLIYPIADLFIVQWETMKQIYPKAVYGGSIY encoded by the coding sequence ATGAAAAAGAAAAAGTTGCTTCTGATTTCGTCTATCGGCGGACATTTGACACAGCTATTGCAGCTGGAGCCGCTATTCAAGGAATATGACTATCATATCGTGACAGAAAAATCCGAAATAACGGAACAAATGAAAGGCAAGCATCCGATGAGCTTTCTTGTTTACGGAGCTCGCAATTATCCTTTCCGCTATATATTCAAGTTCAGTTACAACATCATAAAATCCGTTTTCCTATTCCTTAAGCATCGTCCGGATGTTGTCATCTCCACAGGGGCTCATACATCCGTGCCGATGTGCTACATCGCCAAACTGTTCGGGAAACGCGTCATCTTCATCGAGAGCTTTGCGAAGTCCACTTCCCCGACCATATCAGGCAAGCTGATCTATCCGATCGCCGATTTGTTCATCGTCCAATGGGAAACGATGAAACAGATTTATCCAAAAGCGGTCTATGGGGGGTCCATCTATTGA
- the pssE gene encoding PssE/Cps14G family polysaccharide biosynthesis glycosyltransferase — protein sequence MILVVLGTHELPFTRLLREVERLKREGIITDEVIVQAGHTKFESDLLTIKPFVNYEVMDQLMEDARLVITHAGTGSVISALKKGKKVIAAARLKKYGEHNDDHQLQLLSIFLEQRHILSWGEGEDLGEVIRQTESFEPVPFQSGKERMFSILSNFIKEA from the coding sequence TTGATACTGGTCGTCTTAGGCACACATGAGCTTCCTTTCACGCGTCTTCTCAGGGAAGTGGAGCGGCTGAAACGGGAAGGGATCATCACAGATGAAGTCATCGTCCAAGCAGGACATACGAAGTTCGAAAGCGATTTGCTGACAATCAAGCCATTTGTCAATTATGAGGTCATGGATCAGCTGATGGAGGATGCACGATTGGTCATCACACATGCTGGTACCGGTTCGGTCATTTCAGCTTTGAAAAAGGGCAAGAAGGTCATTGCAGCAGCCAGGCTGAAAAAATACGGGGAGCATAATGATGATCACCAGCTGCAGCTATTATCCATTTTCCTGGAACAAAGGCATATCCTGAGCTGGGGAGAAGGGGAAGATCTGGGCGAAGTGATCCGGCAGACGGAAAGCTTCGAGCCTGTCCCGTTTCAATCTGGGAAAGAGCGGATGTTCAGCATCCTAAGCAATTTCATCAAAGAAGCTTGA
- a CDS encoding MraY family glycosyltransferase — MVHITPLIMALAACFILSVALTPMVKKLAFAIGATDKPNARKVHQKIMPRLGGLAIYISFVIGYLIFMPNDSNTAPILIGATMITLIGALDDKFILSAKVKFIAQIAAATVTVLGGIQIDFVTLPFAGRIEFGAWAIPITILWIVGITNAINLIDGLDGLAAGVSAIALFTISMIAISMGNPLSAMMGVLLLGSTLGFLVFNFHPAKIFMGDTGALFLGYMIAVLSVSGLFKNVALFSLVVPIIILGVPILDTTFAIIRRIVQKKPLSAPDKLHLHHCLLNLGFSHRQTVIVIYAISGIFSMTGVLYTEVTMWGSTILIIALAILIELIVEITGLISDRYRPILNMVGFPKVTEEEQQRKQHQ, encoded by the coding sequence ATGGTACACATAACGCCTTTAATCATGGCGCTGGCAGCGTGCTTCATCCTTTCGGTCGCGCTGACGCCTATGGTGAAAAAGCTGGCATTCGCAATCGGAGCAACGGATAAACCAAACGCCAGGAAAGTACATCAGAAAATCATGCCGCGATTAGGCGGATTGGCCATTTACATCAGTTTCGTCATTGGTTACCTGATATTTATGCCGAATGATTCGAATACGGCGCCGATACTGATTGGAGCTACGATGATTACGCTGATCGGTGCTTTGGATGATAAGTTCATCCTATCGGCAAAAGTTAAATTCATCGCACAGATTGCAGCTGCAACTGTGACGGTGCTGGGCGGTATTCAAATCGACTTTGTAACACTGCCATTCGCTGGCCGCATCGAATTCGGTGCTTGGGCTATCCCGATTACGATTTTGTGGATTGTCGGTATAACGAACGCCATCAATTTGATTGACGGTTTGGATGGATTGGCAGCAGGAGTTTCAGCCATCGCATTATTCACGATTTCCATGATAGCGATCAGCATGGGAAACCCGCTGTCTGCAATGATGGGCGTGCTCCTGTTAGGCAGCACACTTGGCTTCCTTGTCTTCAACTTCCACCCGGCTAAGATATTCATGGGGGATACTGGAGCATTATTCCTCGGCTATATGATTGCCGTATTATCGGTAAGCGGTCTGTTCAAGAACGTTGCCTTGTTCTCCTTGGTCGTGCCGATCATCATTCTCGGTGTACCGATCTTGGATACGACATTTGCAATCATCCGCCGGATTGTGCAGAAGAAGCCTCTGTCAGCACCGGATAAGCTGCATTTGCACCATTGTCTCTTGAATCTAGGATTCTCTCATCGCCAGACTGTTATCGTCATCTATGCAATCAGCGGGATCTTCAGCATGACAGGCGTCCTTTACACAGAAGTCACCATGTGGGGCTCGACAATCCTGATCATTGCCTTGGCAATCCTGATCGAATTGATCGTCGAGATCACTGGATTGATCAGCGACCGCTATCGTCCGATCCTCAACATGGTAGGTTTTCCAAAAGTGACGGAAGAAGAACAGCAGCGCAAGCAGCATCAGTAA